The window GCGGCGCAGCTCCAGGGCGGCGTCCACGCAGGCGTGGGTGAAGTGGCAGGCCGGGTAGGGCTTGATCGCCGTCGCCATCAGCTCCCACGTCTCGCCGAGGCCGGCGGTGGCGATGCCCAGATCGGCGCGCCCGGCCTCCTTGCCGAGATAGGCATTGAACAGGCCGAAGCGGCCCTCGTAGGGGCGGGTGACGCCGGTGAAGCCCTCGCGGGCCAGCGCCGCCGCAGTGATGCCCGCCGCCGCCGCCCAGCCGGGATGCAGGCGCTTGTTCCAGGCGCCGTCCTCCAGGAACTCCAGGCTGCCGCTCGCCATCGACAAGGCGATGCCCTGGGCGGCGGCGAGCTGCGCGCGGGTCAGGCCAAGCAGACGGCCGGCGGCCAGCGCGCAGCCGAAGACACCGATCATGCCCGTCGGGTGGAAGCCCACCTGATGGAAGCCGCCGCGCGCCACCGCGCCGAGCCGGGCCGCCACCTCGACGCCCAGCACATAGGCGCTGACCACGGAACGGCCGTCCGCCCCGGTCATCGCCGCCGCCGACAGGACGGCGGGCATCACGCTGGCGGTCGGGTGGATGACACCGCCGATGTGGGTGTCGTCGTAGTCGAGGCCGTGGCAGAGCAGCCCGTTGACCGTCGCCGCGTCGCGGGCGGGCAGCGAGGCGGGCATGCCGATCACCGGCACCGGCCCTTCCCCCGCCAGCCCGCGCAGGGCGGTCAGCGTCTTGTGGGCGAAGTCGTAGCGGGTCGAGGCGAGCGCGATGCCCACGGCGTCCAGCATGTGGTGCGGCGCGCGGGTGCGGACCTCCGCCGGAATGGCGTCGTCGGGCGTGTCGGCGACGAAGGCCGCCAGCGTGGCGGCGATCGAGTTGGTGGCGGAATCGGTGGCGGGCATGGTTCCTCCCTTTTGTTCTTCTCGGGCCATCAGTGGTTTCGGACAGATCCTTTCAGATTGTCCGGATCAGTCGCCGATGCCGTGGCCCCGCTTGGGGACGAGGCTGGCCCGCTCGAAGGTCACGAAGACCGTGCCGTCGGCCTTGTAGCCTTCGGTGTAGGTGGTCACGATGCCCTGGGTCGGGCGCTTCTTGGATTCGCGGACGTCCAGCACCTTGGAGCGCGCGTAGACCGTGTCGCCGGGGAAGACCGGGGCGACCAGCTTGATCTCCTTCCAGCCGAGGTTGGCGACGGACTTGTAGGAGACGTCGTCCACCGTCATGCCCAGCACGATGGCCAGGGTCAGGCCGCTGTTGACCAGCGGCTTGCCGAATTCCGACTTCTCGGCGAAGGCATGGTCGCAGTGCATGGGGTGGCGGTTCATCGTCAGCAGGCTGAACTGGATGTTGTCCGCTTCGGTGATGGTCCGGCCGGGGCGGTGCTCGTAGACATCACCGACGGTGAAATCCTCAAGGTAGCGGCCAAGGTCGGCGACGATGGTCCGCGGTTCCTGAACATCGGGCATGGGCGGGCGTCTCTTGTCTGCGGATCGGAGGGATGAGTGCGGGGCGCCGATCATTTCAAGGTGACATGTTCAGCGCGTGTGATAGCATGTTGTACGTACAAATAGCACGCCCCCTCACCCTTGGAAAGCGTTTTCATGGCCAACAATCCGCAAACCCCGGCAACGGCGCCGGAATCGCCGGTCCGCCGCTCCTACCTGTTCGTTCCCGGCGCCCGTCCCGACCGTTTCGCCAAGGCCCTGGGAGCCGGTGCCGACGCGGTCATCATCGATCTGGAGGACGCGGTAGCCCCCGGCGACAAGGACAGCGCCCGCGCCGCCGTCGGCGCCTTCCTTCGGGAACATGACGGCGCGGGCGGCCCAGCGGTTTTCGTTCGAACCAATTCGGTGCGCAGCCGCACCGGCCTGCTCGACATCCTCGCTTTGACCGATCTTCCGGATGGTACTGCGCCGCGCTGGGCGGGAGTCCTGCTGCCGAAGGTGGACGGGGCCGAGGACGTCCGGCTGGCCGCCGGGCTTCTCGACGAGCGCAATCTGCCTGGCGCGCTCGGCGCGCTGATCGAGAGCGCCGACGGGCTGGAGAACGTCATGGCGATCGCCGCGGCCTCCCCCCGCCTGTCCTTCCTGATGTTCGGCGGGGCCGACCTGTCGGCGGAGCTGCGCGTGCCGCTGTCCTGGGAGCCGCTGGTCCAGGCCCGCACCCGCATCGTCCACGCCGCCGCCCGCTTCGGGCTGGACGCGCTGGACATGCCGTGGATCGCGCTGGACGACGAGGAGGGCTACCGCCAGGAGCTGGCGCGCAGCGTCCTGCACGGCTTCACCGCCCGCTCGGCCATCCATCCCAAGCAGATCACCGCCATCCACGACGCCTACACCCCGTCGCCGGAGGCGGTTCTCCGCGCCGGGCGGGTCCTGGCCGCCTTCGAGGCCGCGGGCGGCGGGGTCTGCGTGCTGGACGGCAAACTGGTCGAGCGGCCCCTGGTGCTGGGGTCCCATCGAATCCTGGCATTGGCCCGCCGCGCCGGAATGCTGTAGCCAG is drawn from Azospirillum brasilense and contains these coding sequences:
- a CDS encoding MmgE/PrpD family protein, with product MPATDSATNSIAATLAAFVADTPDDAIPAEVRTRAPHHMLDAVGIALASTRYDFAHKTLTALRGLAGEGPVPVIGMPASLPARDAATVNGLLCHGLDYDDTHIGGVIHPTASVMPAVLSAAAMTGADGRSVVSAYVLGVEVAARLGAVARGGFHQVGFHPTGMIGVFGCALAAGRLLGLTRAQLAAAQGIALSMASGSLEFLEDGAWNKRLHPGWAAAAGITAAALAREGFTGVTRPYEGRFGLFNAYLGKEAGRADLGIATAGLGETWELMATAIKPYPACHFTHACVDAALELRRDGLDLARIRRIEALVPEQVVKTVCEPEANKKRPSNSYDAQFSVPFLVAAALVRGRLTLAELENDALGDAAILDIASKVSYRHDPDSPFPKAYSGELVITLDDGRELRHREHINRGAADRPLSNAEIVDKYRGNAAMTVNETAAARIADAVLGLDASPRAADSLSVLSPSVR
- a CDS encoding MaoC family dehydratase, which gives rise to MPDVQEPRTIVADLGRYLEDFTVGDVYEHRPGRTITEADNIQFSLLTMNRHPMHCDHAFAEKSEFGKPLVNSGLTLAIVLGMTVDDVSYKSVANLGWKEIKLVAPVFPGDTVYARSKVLDVRESKKRPTQGIVTTYTEGYKADGTVFVTFERASLVPKRGHGIGD
- a CDS encoding HpcH/HpaI aldolase/citrate lyase family protein, with translation MANNPQTPATAPESPVRRSYLFVPGARPDRFAKALGAGADAVIIDLEDAVAPGDKDSARAAVGAFLREHDGAGGPAVFVRTNSVRSRTGLLDILALTDLPDGTAPRWAGVLLPKVDGAEDVRLAAGLLDERNLPGALGALIESADGLENVMAIAAASPRLSFLMFGGADLSAELRVPLSWEPLVQARTRIVHAAARFGLDALDMPWIALDDEEGYRQELARSVLHGFTARSAIHPKQITAIHDAYTPSPEAVLRAGRVLAAFEAAGGGVCVLDGKLVERPLVLGSHRILALARRAGML